The sequence AGCTGTGAGTCTCCAAACCCACAGTCTGTAGCTCACGAAGAGCTACGTAATCCCTCAAAAATCAATCTGATGCCCAGCTGCTGTTTGTTACAGCTCCAGGCACTGTCTTGGCCTACTGAGCTGACCTGAGTAATTAGGCTGATGTCAGAGGCCCACAGCTTGCCTTCAGTATGTTGCTATGTGGTTGTTAGGGATGGaacttttaataattttattttggataaAGCACAATTAGGCAGGTGTTACGCAAAAAAACGTGCAACTGTCAGAAACAGAGCAGAGCTAAACTTCTACATAAATATTTGCCTACCAACTTGCTACACCAATCAACAAGGAACGGCTTGGAGCAGCCTGAAAACAGTAAAGACCAAACAATCTGACACTCTCCACTTCATAAAACTCATCCCAAGCTGAGGTGACACAACTCTATCCCTTTGGGGATGCCTGAGCATGGGGGACCTTCAGGGACACCTGGGACCAAGCTTGTGCGGCCAGAACCAACGTGCTTGGCGCtgtcagcaggagcagcagaaccACTCTTTGAGAGAGGCTTTAAACACCCAATGCCCTTCATAAAGATACTGTTACTGCACCATAATTAACACTTAAGTTCCCATAAGGGAACATTTGTGTTTTCCACCCAGGACGGGCAGTGCTGTCAGCCAGGTGCTCAAAAGTGCCACTACAGAGGGAGGTACCACTGGAACTGGGACTGTCTGCTCTGAGAACAAGATGAAAACTGCTCAGAAAACTGTGCTGCTCCAGGACAGCCTGCCCACAGTATCAAGCTCATCCTTCTTGAAATTGGCTACTGCACAAACCTGCCTTTCTCCCCAAATCAtcccttttctgttttacaaagcTGGAAGATAAAACAAGTATTAATAGACTTACTGGGAATATCCGTGGATTTGACGACATGACACCATGTGGCATTTTCTGAAagtgggggggaagaaagggaaggggCAAAGAAAAATGAGTGTTACCCAAAGGAAGTACAAAGGATTTCCAAAATGGGGCAAATGACCCTTCTAAAACACAGGCTCTACTGGGTACAAGGCTCATTAGGCCAGGTTCTTTCTACTAGTTAAAGAAATACCTGAGACTAATAAAATTACCCCTCCCAAGCAAGACAAGACTGTAGAAATAGAAGGTCTGTCCCATCATCAGTGCACTGGCCATTCCCCTTCcccacaccagcagcagcagtctgGCTATCCCCAGGGTCACCATTCCTTCAGGAAAGTGACAATTAAGACACAGCTTTCCATCTCACAGGAGGCAGCACAGTCAAAGCTGGTCACTGCCACAGAAAATCAcaagaaaatgcatttgtgtcacccaagaaaggaaaaacaaacagcgAAAAGGCCATGAGAAATCACTGCAACCTCCAGCAGATGCTTAACCAGCATGTTCACGCCATCCCTTATGCGGCTGCTTGTTGCATCAGCCCCCAGCTCTCTACAAGGGGGCTTCTTCCAGGGCTTAGCCCCGATTTCCCTCACTTTCCACTTAACCCCCTTCCCCACGTTTCCTGCAGAGGGGCCGCACACACCATGACGTGGTATTTCATGTAGTAGACGATGATCCAGAAGGGGACCACGACCCGCGTCAGGATGAAGCCGCTGGTCTGGCAGGCCTTGAACACCTGCGGGGCACAGGGACACGCGTcaggcccggggccgcccggccgGGGGGGCAGCGCTAGGCCGCTGTCGCCGTCCCCCGCTCACCTGGTGCCGCCAGAACCCGCCGGGCTGCAGGAAGCGCTCCCAGAAAGCGGCCACCGGCCCCAGCCGCCGCGGCGGCAGGACGGGCTCCCGCTCGCTCAGCTCCTGGTCCCGCAGCCAGCGGCGCCGCAGGGCGCGGAGCTGCTGCAGCCGCAGCTTCTCGTCCTCGGTGTAGCCGCTCATAGCGCCGCCGGCCGCAGTGTCCTCCGCCACGGCGCGCAGCGGTGACGTCTCACGACGCGGTGACGTCATCAGCGGGCGCGGGCCGAGCCCGCCGGGTGCGTGagggggcccggggggcgccccCTGCGGGCCTGGATAGCTCAGCCGGGAGAGCATCAGACTTTTAATCTGAGGGTCCAGGGTTCGAGCCCCTGTTCAGGCGGGAGGTTCCTCTTTCTTGCCGGCCGCTCctccgcggccccgccccggggcggtgATCAGGCGAGGCCGGGGACGCGCGGCCTGCTGGGGCCATGGCCGAGCCGGGGCTGGCGAGCCGCTTCCAGTGTCGCTTCCTGGCGGCCCGGCAGCTCCGCTCCTTCCCCTGGCCGGTACGGTAtggcggggagcgggcggccgcCTTCGGCTCCCAGGAAGCCtcagctttatttctttcttctgctttaggAACTGGAACAAAACCTGCAGACTTCACCGGACTCCTCCCTACTCGTGGATATTCTGCACAAGGTAACGTGGGTTTGATGTACATTttctagtagccatggttaatcaTGCTAGGAGCTATTAGTTACCATATGGGAACAATTGCCAGGTCAAGCAAAAAGAACAAGCTTCGACCTCCAAATCTCAGAAAATAGGTAGAACGTCCTGGATCATAGAGACAATGTCTGGAATTGTTCTGAGGATGAATTATTTGACAACTTGGTGAAGCGACTATTTGCttacttggcaatgaaactaacttctgagtgtccctaagttgcccagggaggtggtggagtccccatccctggaggggttgaagagttgggttgacccagcgctgagggatctggtggagttgggaacggtcagtgtgaggttcatggttggactggaggagcttcaagggcttttccaacctaaacgattctgtgaaagtgaactgccttcgttgtaatactaaaaaacacacccccaGGTCAAAATGACCCCTGCCCCTGCATGCCTAGTATTAGAAACATCAGGTAAGCCGTATTATAATTGTATGATAaacactaaccaatcagtatctaataggcgtgttatggaaaaggactaacttctgatttttgtgtataaaaggagcatgaaaacctgctgttggggtgcttgatttgtggaaaagtccaccaagcacccaggcctgaataaatacaatatctctccagagcgtgttaagattgggttattgcacACTGGGCACTTTCAGGTGCCAGGGTGACTCGGTGTCACAACAGTGCCCCGGGCAGCAGGCCCAGACTGCTGCGATGCCACCCTGTGGGGCCAGAGCAATTGCTGTTTTTTCCTCATAATTACAAAGGTAAGTGACCTGCTGTCACAGTTTTTCATTGGG comes from Strix aluco isolate bStrAlu1 chromosome 15, bStrAlu1.hap1, whole genome shotgun sequence and encodes:
- the NDUFB6 gene encoding NADH dehydrogenase [ubiquinone] 1 beta subcomplex subunit 6, whose protein sequence is MSGYTEDEKLRLQQLRALRRRWLRDQELSEREPVLPPRRLGPVAAFWERFLQPGGFWRHQVFKACQTSGFILTRVVVPFWIIVYYMKYHVMKMPHGVMSSNPRIFPGDRILETGEIMPPLKDEPDEHH